A single Loxodonta africana isolate mLoxAfr1 chromosome 12, mLoxAfr1.hap2, whole genome shotgun sequence DNA region contains:
- the LITAF gene encoding lipopolysaccharide-induced tumor necrosis factor-alpha factor, producing the protein MSAPGPYQAAAGPSAVPSAPPSYEETINSYYPTPAAPVPGPTTGLVSGPDGKGMNPPAYYTQPVPVPNANAIAVQTVYVQQPISFFDRPVQMCCPSCNKMIVTRLSYSAGALTWLSCGSLCLLGCVAGCCFIPFCVDALQDVDHYCPNCKAVLGTYKRL; encoded by the exons ATGTCAGCTCCAGGACCCTATCAGGCAGCTGCCGGGCCTTCTGCGGTGCCAAGTGCACCCCCATCCTACGAGGAGACGATCAACAGTTACTACCCCACGCCTGCAGCGCCCGTGCCTGGGCCCACCACTGGGCTTGTGTCAGGCCCCGATGGGAAGGGCATGAATCCTCCCGCATACTACACGCAGCCGGTGCCCGTCCCCAACGCCAATGCCA TTGCCGTGCAGACTGTATATGTGCAGCAGCCGATCTCGTTCTTCGATCGGCCGGTCCAGATGTGCTGTCCCTCCTGCAACAAGATGATCGTGACGCGGCTGAGCTACAGCGCCGGCGCCCTCACCTGGCTCTCCTGCGGGAGCCTGTGCCTGCTGGG GTGCGTGGCGGGCTGCTGCTTCATCCCCTTCTGCGTGGATGCTCTGCAGGACGTGGACCACTACTGCCCAAACTGCAAAGCTGTCCTGGGCACCTACAAGCGTTTGTAG